One Halalkalicoccus sp. NIPERK01 DNA window includes the following coding sequences:
- a CDS encoding 30S ribosomal protein S4e yields MSRHQKRLSVPDSWPVERKTAKYTVKARAGPHGEAGVPLLIVLRDVLGYVDSTKEAKYATNEGNVLVNGEPVGDVRRPIGMFDILGFEEREEFYRVFPDEGGRLALTPIDEADADGKLGKIADKRQVPGGETQLQLHDGRNLRVDDGAEYSPGDSIVIDWDGEILAHFVYEEGALVTAVQGQHAGEVGEIEEITVIESSAPNTVSVDTDDGSFETIDEYVVVIDENFVGGDAGTASEEASGDSREDEGGAEE; encoded by the coding sequence ATGAGCAGACACCAGAAACGACTCTCGGTACCGGACTCGTGGCCGGTCGAGCGCAAGACCGCCAAGTACACCGTGAAGGCCCGCGCGGGCCCCCACGGCGAGGCGGGCGTGCCGCTCCTGATCGTGCTACGGGACGTACTGGGGTACGTCGACTCGACGAAGGAAGCGAAGTACGCCACGAACGAGGGCAACGTCCTCGTCAACGGCGAACCGGTGGGCGACGTCCGTCGACCCATCGGGATGTTCGACATCCTCGGGTTCGAGGAGCGCGAGGAGTTCTACCGCGTGTTCCCCGACGAGGGCGGTCGGCTCGCGCTGACGCCGATCGACGAGGCGGACGCCGACGGCAAACTCGGCAAGATCGCCGACAAGCGGCAGGTGCCCGGCGGGGAGACCCAACTCCAACTGCACGACGGGCGCAACCTGCGCGTCGACGACGGCGCGGAGTACTCGCCGGGCGACTCGATCGTCATCGACTGGGACGGCGAGATCCTCGCGCACTTCGTCTACGAGGAGGGCGCGCTGGTCACCGCGGTGCAGGGCCAGCACGCCGGCGAGGTCGGCGAGATCGAGGAGATCACCGTGATCGAATCGAGCGCGCCCAACACCGTCAGCGTCGACACCGACGACGGCTCGTTCGAGACGATCGACGAGTACGTCGTCGTGATCGACGAGAACTTCGTCGGCGGGGACGCGGGAACCGCGTCCGAAGAAGCGAGCGGCGACAGCCGCGAGGACGAGGGAGGTGCTGAGGAATGA
- a CDS encoding 50S ribosomal protein L5, with translation MSESQHEAEGEFHEMREPVVEKVVVHMGVGTGGRELANAEEILEEITGQQSVRTQAKRTKPEFGIRQGDPIGAKVTLRDEAAREFLETALDIAEISGSQFDQTGNVSFGVEEHTEFPGQEYDPNVGIFGLDVTVNLVRPGYRVKKRDIASRQIPSSHRLDAAAAIAYLNAAFDAGIGREETDE, from the coding sequence ATGAGCGAGAGCCAGCACGAGGCCGAAGGCGAGTTCCACGAGATGCGCGAACCCGTCGTCGAGAAGGTCGTCGTCCACATGGGCGTCGGCACCGGCGGGCGCGAACTCGCGAACGCCGAGGAGATCCTCGAGGAGATCACGGGCCAGCAGAGCGTCCGCACGCAGGCCAAACGGACCAAGCCGGAGTTCGGCATCCGACAGGGCGACCCGATCGGCGCGAAGGTCACCCTGCGGGACGAGGCGGCCCGCGAGTTCCTCGAGACGGCGCTCGACATCGCCGAGATCTCGGGGAGCCAGTTCGACCAGACCGGCAACGTGAGCTTCGGGGTCGAGGAACACACCGAGTTCCCCGGCCAGGAGTACGACCCGAACGTCGGAATCTTCGGGCTGGACGTGACGGTCAACCTCGTGCGCCCGGGCTACCGGGTGAAAAAGCGCGACATCGCGTCGCGGCAGATCCCGTCGAGCCACCGACTCGACGCGGCGGCGGCGATCGCCTACCTGAACGCGGCGTTCGACGCCGGAATCGGACGGGAGGAGACGGATGAGTGA
- a CDS encoding 30S ribosomal protein S14 yields the protein MSESETQETGEHATKRTGQIEQCQRCGRKQGLVGKYDIWLCRQCFREIARKMGFKKYK from the coding sequence ATGAGTGAATCAGAGACACAGGAGACGGGCGAGCACGCCACGAAGCGCACCGGTCAGATCGAACAGTGCCAGCGCTGTGGCCGCAAACAGGGTCTCGTCGGGAAGTACGACATCTGGCTGTGCCGACAGTGCTTCCGCGAGATCGCCCGCAAGATGGGGTTCAAGAAGTACAAATGA
- a CDS encoding 30S ribosomal protein S8, with product MTTSDPFSNALSGIDNAESVGHLTHTIQPASNQIGSVLEVFYDRGYIDGFEFVEDGRAGRFEVELKGAINECGPVKPRYSAGADEFEKWEKRYLPARDYGTLVVTTSHGIMSHYEARERGIGGQVIAYVY from the coding sequence ATGACGACGAGTGATCCGTTCAGTAACGCGCTCTCGGGGATCGACAACGCCGAGAGCGTCGGACACCTGACACACACGATACAGCCCGCTTCGAACCAGATCGGCTCGGTGCTCGAGGTCTTCTACGACCGCGGGTACATCGACGGCTTCGAGTTCGTCGAGGACGGCCGAGCGGGACGGTTCGAGGTCGAACTGAAGGGCGCGATCAACGAGTGTGGCCCGGTCAAGCCCCGCTACTCGGCGGGCGCGGACGAGTTCGAGAAGTGGGAGAAGCGATACCTCCCCGCCCGCGACTACGGGACGCTCGTCGTCACGACCAGCCACGGCATCATGAGCCACTACGAGGCCCGCGAACGGGGCATCGGTGGCCAGGTGATCGCGTACGTCTATTAG
- a CDS encoding 50S ribosomal protein L6, protein MPRTEITLPDEVDCEIDHLDVTISGPDGEVTRRLWYPDVTVSTETVTDEVETDDGETEQREVEAVVIESETDNAKTNATIGTFESHVRNMVRGVTDGWEYRMEVLYSHFPMQVNVEGEEVVIENFLGERAPRRTTVHGDTRVEVDGEEVVLSGPNKEDVGQTAADIEQLTRVSGKDTRVFQDGVYITEKPKGGV, encoded by the coding sequence ATGCCACGAACAGAAATCACGCTACCGGACGAGGTCGACTGCGAGATCGACCACCTCGACGTGACGATCTCGGGGCCCGACGGCGAGGTCACTCGCCGGCTGTGGTACCCCGACGTGACGGTCTCGACCGAGACGGTCACCGACGAGGTCGAGACCGACGACGGCGAGACCGAACAGCGCGAGGTCGAGGCGGTCGTCATCGAGAGCGAGACGGACAACGCGAAGACCAACGCCACCATCGGGACGTTCGAGAGCCACGTGCGCAACATGGTTCGGGGCGTCACCGACGGCTGGGAGTACCGCATGGAGGTGCTGTACTCTCACTTCCCGATGCAGGTGAACGTCGAGGGCGAGGAGGTCGTCATCGAGAACTTCCTCGGCGAGCGCGCCCCGCGCCGGACGACCGTCCACGGCGACACGCGGGTCGAGGTCGACGGCGAGGAGGTCGTCCTCTCGGGACCGAACAAGGAGGACGTCGGCCAGACCGCCGCCGACATCGAACAGCTCACCCGCGTCAGCGGCAAGGACACGCGGGTGTTCCAGGACGGCGTGTACATCACCGAGAAACCCAAAGGAGGCGTCTAG
- a CDS encoding 50S ribosomal protein L32e — MADNEETEAEVEDVDEATPSEDEEVAPDERVELTDISGVGETKADALREAGFESVEDVKAASQDDLADVEGIGNALAARIKADVGGLEVAEETEAEVEDEEPEADAEAEDVETELRPRGLTEKTPELDDERARLLGERARTGKPAFKRQDYHKKKRTPESWRRPRGGLSKQRRRFKSRGPVVEAGYRTPTEVRGLHPSGFEEVYVENTDDLEGVDGDTQAVRIGSSVGGRKRERIEEEAESAGIRVLNPTYVEVEVDNE, encoded by the coding sequence ATGGCCGACAACGAGGAGACCGAAGCGGAGGTCGAGGACGTCGACGAGGCGACCCCCTCGGAGGACGAGGAGGTCGCCCCCGACGAGCGAGTCGAACTGACCGACATCAGCGGCGTCGGCGAGACGAAAGCCGACGCGCTTCGCGAGGCCGGCTTCGAGTCCGTCGAGGACGTCAAGGCCGCGAGCCAGGACGACCTGGCGGACGTCGAGGGCATCGGCAACGCGCTCGCCGCGCGGATCAAGGCCGACGTCGGCGGCCTCGAGGTCGCCGAGGAGACCGAAGCGGAGGTCGAAGACGAGGAGCCGGAGGCCGACGCGGAGGCCGAGGACGTCGAGACCGAACTCCGTCCGCGCGGGCTGACCGAGAAGACGCCCGAACTCGACGACGAGCGCGCGCGCCTGCTGGGCGAGCGCGCCCGGACCGGGAAGCCGGCGTTCAAGCGCCAGGACTACCACAAGAAGAAGCGCACGCCCGAGTCGTGGCGCCGGCCACGCGGCGGCCTCTCGAAACAGCGACGGCGCTTCAAGAGCCGAGGGCCGGTCGTCGAGGCCGGCTACCGCACGCCCACCGAGGTGCGCGGCCTGCACCCCAGCGGCTTCGAGGAGGTCTACGTCGAGAACACGGACGACCTCGAGGGCGTCGACGGCGACACCCAGGCGGTGCGGATCGGCTCGTCGGTCGGCGGGCGCAAGCGAGAGCGAATCGAGGAGGAAGCCGAGAGCGCGGGCATCCGCGTTCTCAACCCCACCTACGTCGAAGTCGAGGTAGACAATGAGTGA
- a CDS encoding 50S ribosomal protein L19e, whose product MSDLKAQKRLAADVLDVGKNRVWFDPEAQGEIADAITREEIRDLVDQGIIQSKEARGNSRGRARDRQKKRAYGHRKGAGKRKGKAGARQDEKDEWKNQIRAQRRKLRELRDEGELDSTQYRELYNKARGGEFRSVRYMTNYIDNQYGDD is encoded by the coding sequence ATGAGTGATCTCAAAGCACAGAAACGGCTGGCGGCCGACGTGCTGGACGTCGGGAAGAACCGCGTCTGGTTCGACCCGGAGGCCCAGGGCGAGATCGCCGACGCGATCACCCGAGAGGAGATCCGCGATCTCGTCGACCAGGGGATCATCCAGTCGAAGGAGGCCCGGGGCAACTCCCGCGGTCGCGCGCGCGACCGCCAGAAGAAGCGCGCCTACGGCCACCGCAAGGGCGCGGGCAAGCGCAAAGGGAAGGCCGGCGCGCGACAGGACGAGAAGGACGAATGGAAGAACCAGATCAGAGCACAGCGCCGGAAGCTCCGCGAACTCCGCGACGAGGGCGAGCTCGATTCGACCCAGTACCGCGAGCTCTACAACAAGGCCCGCGGCGGGGAGTTCCGCAGCGTCCGGTACATGACCAACTACATCGACAACCAGTACGGTGACGACTAA
- a CDS encoding 50S ribosomal protein L18, translating into MATGPRYKVPMRRRREVRTDYHQRLRLLKSDKPRLVARPSNKHIRAQLTTTGPEGDETLASAHSSDLAEYGWEAPTGNLPAAYLTGLLAGKRAVEAGLSEAVLDIGLHTATPGNKVFAVQEGAIDAGLDIPHNDSVLADWSRTRGEHIAEYAESLDEPLYSGEFDATTLPEHFDSVRETIMED; encoded by the coding sequence ATGGCAACAGGACCACGCTACAAGGTGCCGATGCGGCGTCGGCGCGAAGTTCGGACGGACTACCACCAGAGGTTGCGCCTGTTGAAATCCGACAAGCCGCGGCTTGTCGCTCGACCGAGCAACAAGCACATCAGGGCGCAGCTGACCACGACCGGTCCCGAGGGTGACGAGACCCTCGCGAGCGCGCATTCGAGCGACCTCGCAGAGTACGGCTGGGAGGCCCCGACGGGGAACCTGCCGGCGGCGTACCTCACCGGGTTGCTCGCGGGCAAGCGCGCCGTCGAGGCGGGCCTCTCGGAGGCCGTCCTCGACATCGGTCTGCACACGGCGACGCCGGGCAACAAGGTGTTCGCCGTCCAGGAGGGCGCGATCGACGCGGGCCTCGACATCCCGCACAACGACAGCGTCCTCGCGGACTGGTCGCGCACGCGCGGCGAGCACATCGCCGAGTACGCAGAGAGTCTCGACGAGCCGCTCTACAGCGGCGAGTTCGACGCAACGACGCTTCCCGAGCACTTCGATTCGGTTCGGGAGACCATCATGGAGGACTAA
- a CDS encoding 30S ribosomal protein S5 — protein MAQNDGWEPITRLGRLVRDGEIETMDEALNSGLPLKEVEVVDQLLPGLEDDVLDINMVQRMTDSGRRVKFRCVVAVGNRDGYVGYAEGRDDQVGGAIQKAIGIAKLNIIDVSRGCGSWECGCGRPHTVSLRTTGKAGSVEVELLPAPRGLGLAGGDTVRSVLELAGIEDIWTRSSGQTRTTVNFAKATFNALRNTAEARVPEHAAAQREVIE, from the coding sequence ATGGCACAAAACGACGGATGGGAGCCCATCACCCGGCTCGGCCGGCTCGTCCGCGACGGCGAGATCGAGACGATGGACGAGGCGCTCAACTCGGGGCTGCCGCTGAAGGAGGTCGAGGTCGTAGACCAGCTCCTTCCGGGCCTCGAGGACGACGTACTCGACATCAACATGGTCCAGCGGATGACCGACTCCGGTCGGCGCGTGAAGTTCCGCTGTGTGGTCGCCGTGGGCAACCGCGACGGCTACGTCGGCTACGCTGAGGGCCGCGACGACCAGGTCGGCGGCGCCATCCAGAAGGCGATCGGCATCGCGAAACTGAACATCATCGACGTTTCCCGTGGGTGTGGCTCGTGGGAGTGTGGCTGCGGTCGCCCCCACACGGTCTCGCTGCGGACGACCGGCAAGGCCGGCAGCGTCGAGGTCGAACTGCTGCCCGCGCCGCGCGGGCTGGGGCTCGCGGGCGGGGACACCGTTCGCAGCGTCCTCGAACTCGCCGGCATCGAGGACATCTGGACGCGCAGTTCGGGCCAGACTAGAACGACCGTGAACTTCGCGAAGGCGACGTTCAACGCGCTTCGCAACACCGCGGAGGCGCGCGTTCCCGAACACGCCGCCGCACAGCGCGAGGTGATCGAGTGA
- a CDS encoding 50S ribosomal protein L30: MQAVVQLRGEVNMDYEVEDTLSMLNLHRVNHCALVPEHETFRGMITKVNDYVAHGEPSRETVETLIRTRAEPAEGSADVDDEWLAANTEYDSVEALAEALLAEETTLKEQGLTPVLRLHPPRGGHKGIKHVTAEGGQLGKHSTEEIDDLLVAMR, from the coding sequence ATGCAGGCGGTCGTCCAACTCCGGGGCGAGGTCAACATGGACTACGAGGTCGAGGACACCCTCTCGATGCTCAACCTGCACCGCGTCAACCACTGCGCGCTCGTCCCCGAACACGAGACGTTCCGCGGGATGATCACGAAGGTCAACGACTACGTCGCCCACGGCGAGCCGAGTCGGGAGACCGTCGAGACGCTCATCCGCACGCGCGCCGAGCCCGCCGAGGGCAGCGCCGACGTCGACGACGAGTGGCTCGCGGCGAACACCGAGTACGACTCGGTGGAGGCGCTCGCGGAGGCGCTGCTCGCCGAGGAGACGACGCTCAAAGAACAGGGGCTGACGCCCGTGCTCCGCCTGCACCCGCCACGGGGCGGCCACAAGGGCATCAAGCACGTCACCGCGGAGGGCGGTCAGCTGGGCAAACACTCAACCGAGGAGATCGACGACCTCCTCGTCGCGATGCGATAA
- a CDS encoding uL15m family ribosomal protein, protein MTSKKKRQRGSRTHGGGTHKNRRGAGHRGGRGAAGRSKHEFHNYGPLGKHGFTRPEKAQDTVLTIDVQELDEDAPLFVADGLAEETGDGYRLDARDLVEDGYDADAVKVLGGGQVRNSLEVTADAFSASAVELIEENGGEAVVSERGQVDEEEADEDESKPEDIEPTAEEA, encoded by the coding sequence ATGACAAGCAAGAAAAAACGCCAGCGCGGCTCGCGAACCCACGGCGGCGGCACCCACAAGAACCGACGGGGCGCCGGCCACCGTGGCGGACGCGGGGCCGCCGGACGGAGCAAGCACGAGTTCCACAACTACGGGCCGCTCGGCAAACACGGCTTCACACGGCCCGAGAAGGCACAGGACACCGTCCTGACGATCGACGTGCAGGAACTCGACGAGGACGCGCCGCTGTTCGTCGCCGACGGCCTCGCGGAGGAGACCGGCGACGGCTACCGGCTGGACGCCCGAGACCTCGTCGAGGACGGCTACGACGCCGACGCCGTGAAGGTGCTCGGCGGCGGGCAGGTCCGCAACTCCCTCGAAGTCACCGCCGACGCCTTCTCGGCGAGCGCGGTCGAACTCATCGAGGAGAACGGGGGCGAGGCCGTCGTCTCCGAGCGCGGCCAGGTCGACGAGGAGGAGGCCGACGAGGACGAATCCAAACCGGAAGATATTGAACCAACCGCTGAAGAAGCGTAA
- the secY gene encoding preprotein translocase subunit SecY, which translates to MSWKEAAEPVLTRMPGVTRPEGHVPFKRKLAWTAGVLMVYFFLTNVFLWGMPQAEAGQDIFGNFRSILAGEQGTILQVGIGPIVTASIVLQLLGGAGLLGLDTNDPRDQVLYQGLQKLLVVVMTALTAFPMVFLGGFLPPSPELAAVYGETTIQTVIFAQVFIGGIFILFLDEIVSKWGVGSGIGLFIIAGVSQRLMGGLFAWGGLPGEAGIIPTWFSILFGQTSFPSLLTGEGLQELLLGQGALLAIITTVFIFVVVVYAESVRVEVPLSHARVKGARGRFPVKLIYASVLPMILVRAVQMNIQFLGRIMDARWAGMPAWLGVYNSQGQPTGGLFYYLNPIQTPEEWMWWLGEAGQAVWQIMLRVGIDLTVMIVGGAIFAIFWVETTNMGPEATARQIQNSGMQIPGFRQNIGVYEKVLGRYIPQVTVIGGALVGLLAVMANMLGTIGAVSGTGLLLAVSITYKLYEEIAEEQLMEMHPMMREMFGGR; encoded by the coding sequence ATGAGTTGGAAGGAAGCCGCCGAACCGGTCCTGACGCGCATGCCGGGCGTCACCCGCCCCGAGGGGCACGTCCCCTTCAAGCGCAAGCTCGCGTGGACTGCGGGTGTGCTCATGGTGTACTTCTTCCTGACGAACGTCTTCCTGTGGGGGATGCCCCAGGCAGAAGCGGGTCAGGACATCTTCGGGAACTTCCGGTCGATACTGGCCGGCGAACAGGGGACGATCCTCCAGGTCGGGATCGGTCCCATCGTCACCGCGAGCATCGTCCTGCAACTGCTCGGCGGTGCCGGCCTCCTCGGCTTGGACACCAACGACCCGCGCGATCAGGTGCTCTATCAGGGCCTCCAGAAGCTGCTGGTGGTCGTGATGACCGCCCTGACCGCCTTCCCGATGGTGTTTCTCGGGGGTTTCCTTCCGCCGAGTCCCGAACTCGCCGCCGTCTACGGCGAGACGACGATCCAGACGGTCATCTTCGCGCAGGTGTTCATCGGCGGGATCTTCATCCTGTTTCTGGACGAGATCGTCTCGAAGTGGGGCGTCGGCAGCGGGATCGGCCTATTCATCATCGCCGGCGTGAGCCAGCGGCTCATGGGCGGGCTGTTCGCCTGGGGCGGACTGCCCGGCGAGGCCGGGATCATCCCGACGTGGTTCTCGATACTGTTCGGCCAGACCTCCTTTCCCTCGTTGCTCACCGGCGAGGGCCTCCAGGAGCTCTTACTCGGACAGGGAGCGCTGCTGGCGATCATCACCACGGTGTTCATCTTCGTGGTGGTCGTCTACGCCGAATCGGTCAGGGTCGAGGTGCCGCTCAGCCACGCCCGCGTGAAGGGTGCCCGGGGGCGGTTCCCCGTGAAGCTGATCTACGCGAGCGTCCTGCCGATGATCCTCGTTCGCGCCGTGCAGATGAACATCCAGTTCCTCGGGCGGATCATGGACGCCCGGTGGGCGGGGATGCCGGCGTGGCTCGGCGTCTACAACAGCCAGGGCCAGCCCACGGGCGGGCTGTTCTACTACCTGAACCCGATCCAGACGCCCGAGGAGTGGATGTGGTGGCTCGGCGAGGCCGGCCAGGCGGTCTGGCAGATCATGCTCCGGGTGGGGATCGACCTGACGGTGATGATCGTCGGCGGGGCGATCTTCGCGATCTTCTGGGTTGAGACGACCAACATGGGCCCGGAGGCGACGGCGAGACAGATCCAGAACTCGGGGATGCAGATCCCCGGCTTCCGCCAGAACATCGGCGTCTACGAGAAGGTCCTCGGGAGGTATATCCCGCAGGTGACAGTCATCGGCGGCGCGCTCGTGGGCCTGCTCGCGGTGATGGCGAACATGCTCGGGACGATCGGCGCGGTTTCCGGTACTGGATTGCTGCTGGCGGTCTCGATCACGTACAAGCTCTACGAGGAGATCGCAGAGGAGCAGTTGATGGAGATGCACCCGATGATGCGCGAGATGTTCGGCGGTAGGTAA
- a CDS encoding helix-turn-helix domain-containing protein, with the protein MSVIVELTIPVEDFLLGDVLSEGSDIRIHLEHVVPIEDSGVPYFRIQDDTLERIEEALLDASDIASYEMVDTIGDEALVRVEWAGESDGLINAIVASNAAVLQAVGYNGIWDVELRFDTHEDLTAFYHQCVERGISLTLKRMHNPGLPNQSGLGFSLTERQRETLLKAFEEGYFEIPRRMDLVELADVLGISDTAVSQRLRRGITALLATTLSEATEPDREPDADAESGLDT; encoded by the coding sequence ATGAGCGTGATCGTGGAGCTGACGATTCCGGTCGAGGACTTCCTCCTCGGCGACGTACTCAGCGAGGGCTCCGACATTCGGATCCATCTCGAACACGTCGTCCCGATCGAGGACAGCGGCGTCCCCTATTTCCGGATTCAAGACGACACGCTCGAACGAATCGAGGAAGCACTCTTGGACGCTTCCGACATCGCCTCCTACGAGATGGTCGATACGATCGGCGACGAGGCGCTGGTGCGCGTCGAGTGGGCGGGTGAGTCGGATGGCCTCATCAACGCGATCGTGGCCAGTAACGCGGCGGTGCTCCAGGCGGTCGGCTACAACGGAATCTGGGACGTAGAGCTCCGGTTCGACACGCACGAGGACCTCACGGCGTTCTACCACCAGTGTGTCGAGAGGGGGATCTCGCTCACGCTCAAGCGGATGCACAACCCGGGACTGCCGAACCAGAGCGGGCTGGGGTTCTCGCTGACGGAGCGCCAACGCGAGACGCTGTTGAAGGCGTTCGAGGAGGGGTACTTCGAGATCCCGCGCCGCATGGACCTCGTCGAACTCGCGGACGTGCTGGGGATCTCGGACACGGCCGTCTCCCAACGGCTGCGACGGGGGATCACGGCGCTGCTGGCCACGACCCTGTCCGAGGCGACCGAACCCGATCGGGAACCGGACGCGGACGCCGAGTCTGGCCTCGACACCTGA
- a CDS encoding helix-turn-helix domain-containing protein produces MSVFAEFSAPSIKCPFESDLHAHPSVTLEFERVVPLENDTHYLWLVGEHHESVLADLQANPAIETLVLVDELPDRTLVRVTWPVRENPIFQILLDTETTLVSATATADGWVLSVRCLSTEEISRFYTECLDRGLELELHRVNAQATTDLNPYYGLSPKQTEAILEAFQRGYFGVPRGITTDRLADVLGISPQAASERLRRGVRTLIASTLLEEVDESGSDTEE; encoded by the coding sequence ATGAGCGTCTTCGCCGAGTTCTCCGCACCGTCGATCAAGTGTCCGTTCGAGTCCGACCTCCACGCACACCCGTCGGTCACCCTCGAGTTCGAGCGCGTCGTTCCCCTCGAAAACGACACCCACTACCTCTGGCTGGTCGGCGAGCACCACGAGTCGGTCCTCGCGGACCTCCAGGCGAACCCCGCCATCGAGACGCTCGTGTTGGTCGACGAACTCCCGGATCGAACGCTCGTGCGCGTGACGTGGCCGGTCAGGGAGAACCCGATCTTTCAGATCCTGCTCGATACGGAGACGACGCTCGTCAGCGCGACCGCGACCGCCGACGGCTGGGTACTCTCGGTGCGGTGTCTCTCCACCGAGGAGATCTCGCGGTTCTACACCGAGTGTCTCGATCGCGGACTCGAACTGGAACTCCACCGGGTGAACGCCCAGGCCACCACCGACTTGAACCCCTATTACGGGCTCTCGCCCAAGCAGACCGAGGCGATACTGGAAGCGTTTCAGCGGGGCTACTTCGGGGTGCCACGCGGGATCACGACCGATCGACTCGCGGACGTACTGGGGATCTCGCCGCAGGCCGCCTCCGAACGGCTGCGACGGGGTGTGCGGACCCTCATCGCGTCGACCCTCCTCGAAGAGGTGGACGAGTCGGGTTCCGACACCGAAGAGTAG
- a CDS encoding helix-turn-helix domain-containing protein, whose protein sequence is MSVIAYFSVPVQDFIFDDLFSSQPNVRLRLETMVPTGSALVPYCWITGGNVDAVETTLNESPVVTEARLLDRLEDQTLFRIEWSDELDGLFDAVRDSEAVMLEGSATSEEWSFRFRFPDYDALSAFYRTCAQNEIGLTLEKMHNPVEPRDMVGYGLTPHQREALLSALEAGYFEIPRQSTLVDLSERLGISDAATSQRLRRGLNTLVSATLAIESADDSFEDD, encoded by the coding sequence GTGTCCGTCATTGCCTATTTCTCCGTCCCCGTGCAGGACTTCATCTTCGACGACCTCTTCAGCTCTCAACCGAACGTACGGCTCCGGCTCGAAACCATGGTCCCGACCGGGAGCGCGCTCGTTCCCTACTGCTGGATCACGGGTGGGAACGTCGACGCCGTCGAAACGACGCTCAACGAGTCGCCGGTCGTCACGGAGGCCCGACTGCTCGACCGACTCGAGGACCAGACCCTCTTTCGGATCGAGTGGTCCGACGAACTCGACGGGCTGTTCGACGCCGTTCGCGACTCCGAGGCCGTCATGCTCGAGGGCTCTGCGACGAGCGAGGAGTGGTCGTTCCGGTTTCGGTTCCCCGACTACGACGCGCTCTCGGCGTTCTATCGCACCTGCGCGCAAAACGAGATCGGTCTCACGCTCGAGAAGATGCACAACCCCGTCGAACCCAGGGATATGGTCGGCTACGGACTCACCCCCCACCAGCGCGAGGCGCTGCTGAGCGCGCTCGAGGCGGGCTACTTCGAGATCCCGCGCCAGTCGACGCTCGTCGACCTCAGCGAGCGCCTCGGTATCTCCGATGCGGCGACCTCACAGCGGCTCCGCCGTGGCCTCAACACGCTCGTTTCGGCGACGCTCGCGATCGAATCCGCCGACGATTCGTTCGAAGACGACTGA
- a CDS encoding Rieske 2Fe-2S domain-containing protein — MSGRHRLTSVETVEEEGAWLFTVRDDHGEDVEVFLVPCVDADGSGIEAWVNSCTHEAQSLYREGVGAVVRDGGVVCPKHGSIFDTCSGYCDNGPAAETTLPAVEVSVEDGQVYLTDDDVRFLHEGASRDDEDDDGGPSSTSHLRL; from the coding sequence ATGAGCGGTCGCCACCGATTGACGAGCGTCGAGACGGTCGAGGAGGAGGGCGCGTGGTTGTTCACGGTCCGTGACGACCACGGCGAGGACGTGGAGGTGTTCCTCGTTCCCTGTGTGGACGCGGACGGTTCCGGGATCGAGGCGTGGGTCAACAGCTGTACCCACGAGGCCCAGTCGCTCTACCGCGAGGGCGTCGGTGCGGTGGTCCGCGACGGCGGGGTCGTCTGCCCGAAACACGGGTCGATCTTCGACACCTGCTCGGGCTACTGCGACAACGGTCCCGCGGCCGAGACGACCCTCCCCGCCGTCGAGGTGAGCGTCGAGGACGGACAGGTCTACCTGACCGACGACGACGTTCGGTTCCTCCACGAGGGCGCGAGCCGCGACGACGAGGACGACGACGGCGGGCCGAGTTCGACCTCGCACCTCCGGCTGTGA